From the genome of Halomonas sp. I5-271120, one region includes:
- a CDS encoding BCCT family transporter: MEKNSPNANSDKDAPVSDGVPAPEGPANLIDTDYVIGQDNVTTRKFGLDVDLHGKVFTISSLLVLFFVFITLALQDEVEPIFNAIFSFLTGNLSWFFLLAANIFVILAVALIFTPMGKVRIGGAHAKPDFSYLGWFAMLFAAGMGIGLMFYGVSEPLTHFGTALGGTSMENGVRTDWAPLGAAAGNQDAAMSLAMAATIFHWGLHPWGIYAVVALALALFSFNKGLPLTMRSIFYPVLGERIWGWPGHLIDILAVFATLFGLATSLGLGASQAAAGLSYLFDIPNNNVTMVLLIIGISAVALLSVLAGVDKGVQRLSQLNMVLAFLLLAFVIAVGPTLAIATGFFKNLGSYLADLPALSMPFGREDANFSQGWTAFYWAWWISWSPFVGMFIARVSRGRTVREFLIAVLLVPTLVSVLWMTAFGTTAIDQVINDNFQGVKDAALELQLFVMLGQLPLTQITSFVGIVLVMVFFITSSDSGSLVIDSITAGGKVDAPKPQRMFWAIIEGVIAIALLLGGGLTALQTAVITTGLPFTLVLLVACYAIVKGLLSEPRS, encoded by the coding sequence GTGGAAAAAAACTCCCCAAACGCTAACAGTGACAAGGACGCCCCTGTCTCTGATGGCGTGCCAGCGCCGGAAGGACCGGCGAACCTGATCGATACCGATTACGTGATCGGTCAGGATAACGTCACCACGCGCAAGTTCGGCCTGGATGTCGACCTGCATGGCAAGGTGTTCACCATCTCGTCATTGTTGGTTCTGTTTTTCGTCTTCATCACCTTGGCCCTTCAGGATGAAGTCGAGCCGATCTTCAATGCGATCTTCTCGTTCCTGACCGGCAACCTCTCCTGGTTCTTCCTGCTGGCGGCTAATATCTTCGTGATTCTGGCCGTGGCCCTGATCTTCACGCCCATGGGCAAGGTCAGGATCGGTGGTGCGCACGCCAAGCCAGACTTCAGCTATCTGGGCTGGTTCGCGATGCTATTCGCCGCCGGCATGGGTATCGGCCTGATGTTCTACGGTGTCTCGGAGCCCCTGACCCACTTCGGTACCGCTCTTGGCGGCACCAGCATGGAGAATGGCGTCAGGACCGACTGGGCACCGCTGGGCGCCGCTGCTGGCAATCAGGATGCCGCCATGTCACTGGCCATGGCAGCCACCATTTTCCACTGGGGCCTGCACCCCTGGGGCATCTACGCGGTCGTGGCCTTGGCACTGGCGCTGTTCTCCTTCAACAAGGGCCTGCCGCTGACCATGCGCTCGATCTTCTACCCGGTTCTGGGTGAGCGGATCTGGGGCTGGCCGGGGCATTTGATCGATATCCTGGCCGTTTTTGCCACCCTGTTCGGTCTGGCAACCTCGTTGGGCCTGGGTGCCTCACAGGCAGCTGCGGGTCTCAGCTATCTGTTCGATATTCCCAACAACAACGTGACCATGGTACTGCTGATCATTGGCATCAGCGCAGTGGCACTGCTGTCGGTCCTTGCCGGCGTCGACAAGGGCGTGCAGCGCCTTTCCCAGCTCAACATGGTGCTGGCCTTCCTGCTGCTGGCGTTCGTGATTGCCGTCGGCCCGACCCTTGCGATCGCCACCGGCTTCTTCAAGAACCTGGGCTCCTACCTGGCGGACTTGCCCGCCCTGTCCATGCCCTTCGGACGTGAAGATGCCAACTTCAGTCAGGGTTGGACCGCCTTCTACTGGGCCTGGTGGATCTCCTGGTCACCGTTCGTGGGTATGTTCATCGCCCGCGTCAGCCGTGGCCGCACCGTACGTGAGTTCCTGATTGCCGTGCTGCTGGTACCCACGCTGGTATCGGTACTGTGGATGACCGCCTTCGGCACCACCGCCATCGATCAGGTGATTAACGACAACTTCCAGGGCGTCAAGGACGCAGCCCTCGAGCTGCAGCTGTTCGTGATGCTGGGCCAACTGCCGCTGACGCAGATCACCTCCTTCGTGGGTATCGTGTTGGTGATGGTGTTCTTCATCACCTCCTCGGACTCCGGCTCGCTGGTCATCGACTCCATTACCGCCGGCGGTAAGGTCGATGCACCCAAGCCCCAGCGCATGTTCTGGGCCATCATCGAGGGCGTGATCGCCATCGCGCTACTGCTGGGTGGCGGCCTGACGGCCCTCCAGACGGCGGTTATCACCACCGGCCTGCCGTTCACGCTGGTACTGCTGGTGGCCTGCTACGCCATCGTCAAGGGGCTGCTCTCCGAACCCCGGAGCTAA
- a CDS encoding BCCT family transporter has translation MSKQPNDGKPKAPENGGTEGIPAPEGPANLIDTDYVIGQDNITASPLGIDVDLHGKVFLFSSLVILLFVIATMALQDQMEPIFNSMFSFLTTKLSWVFLLGANVFVILAVVLIFTPLAKVRIGGADAKPEFGYLGWFAMLFAAGMGIGLMFYGVSEPLTHFGTAMGGISVEDGIRTDWAPLGAAAGDQAGAIDLSMAATIFHWGLHPWGAYAIVGLSLAIFAYNKGLPLTMRSIFYPILGERIWGWPGHVIDILAVFATLFGLTTSLGLGATQASAGLHYLFDVPDTNTTLILLIMGITAVALGSILLGVDKGVQRLSQINMMLAFLLLVFVIAVGPTLMIATGIFDNLLGYVQNLPALSMPFGREDANFSQGWTAFYWAWWIAWSPFVGMFIARVSRGRTVREFLISVLLVPSLASVVWMTAFGTTAIDQVVNQGITNVQDAALELQLFTMLEYLPLTQITSFIGIVLVIVFFVTSSDSGSLVIDSITAGGKVDAPKPQRIFWALIEGALAIALLLGGGLNALQTAALTTGLPFTIVLLVGCYGIVKGLMSEPRSH, from the coding sequence GTGTCTAAACAACCCAACGACGGCAAACCCAAGGCGCCGGAAAATGGCGGTACCGAGGGAATACCGGCGCCAGAGGGCCCGGCTAACCTGATCGATACTGACTATGTGATCGGCCAGGACAACATCACCGCCTCCCCCCTGGGAATCGATGTAGATCTGCACGGCAAGGTCTTCCTCTTCTCCTCCCTGGTGATTCTGCTATTCGTGATCGCGACAATGGCCCTCCAGGACCAGATGGAACCGATCTTCAACAGTATGTTCAGTTTCCTTACCACGAAACTGAGCTGGGTCTTCCTGCTGGGGGCCAACGTTTTCGTTATTCTAGCGGTCGTGCTGATATTCACGCCGCTCGCCAAAGTGCGCATCGGTGGGGCGGATGCCAAGCCCGAATTCGGCTATCTGGGCTGGTTTGCGATGCTATTTGCTGCCGGTATGGGCATCGGCCTGATGTTCTATGGCGTATCTGAGCCGTTGACGCACTTCGGCACTGCTATGGGCGGCATCAGCGTCGAAGACGGCATTCGTACCGACTGGGCACCGCTTGGCGCTGCCGCGGGTGACCAGGCCGGTGCCATCGACCTGAGCATGGCGGCCACCATCTTCCATTGGGGCCTGCATCCTTGGGGCGCCTATGCGATTGTGGGTCTCTCGCTGGCCATATTTGCCTATAACAAGGGCTTGCCCCTGACCATGCGCTCGATCTTCTACCCGATCCTGGGTGAGCGCATTTGGGGCTGGCCGGGCCATGTGATCGACATCCTGGCCGTCTTCGCCACCCTGTTCGGCCTGACCACCTCACTCGGCCTTGGGGCCACTCAGGCGTCTGCGGGTCTCCACTACCTGTTCGACGTCCCCGATACCAACACCACACTGATTCTGCTGATCATGGGCATCACCGCGGTCGCCCTAGGTTCGATTCTGCTGGGGGTGGACAAGGGCGTACAGCGTCTCTCCCAGATCAACATGATGCTGGCCTTCTTGCTGCTGGTCTTCGTGATCGCCGTCGGGCCGACACTCATGATCGCCACCGGCATATTCGATAATCTGCTGGGCTATGTGCAGAACCTGCCGGCGCTATCGATGCCCTTCGGCCGCGAAGATGCCAACTTCAGCCAAGGCTGGACCGCCTTTTACTGGGCATGGTGGATTGCCTGGTCGCCGTTCGTCGGCATGTTCATCGCCCGCGTTAGCCGCGGTCGTACCGTGCGGGAATTCCTGATCTCCGTCCTGCTGGTGCCGTCACTGGCCTCGGTAGTGTGGATGACCGCCTTCGGCACCACCGCCATCGATCAGGTGGTGAACCAAGGCATCACCAATGTGCAGGATGCCGCTCTGGAACTGCAGCTGTTTACGATGCTTGAGTACCTGCCGCTGACACAGATCACCTCCTTCATCGGTATCGTGCTGGTCATCGTGTTCTTCGTGACATCCTCCGACTCCGGCTCGCTGGTGATCGACTCCATCACCGCTGGCGGCAAAGTTGATGCGCCGAAGCCACAGCGCATTTTCTGGGCGCTGATCGAAGGTGCTCTCGCCATCGCGCTGTTGCTTGGCGGCGGGCTGAACGCCCTTCAGACGGCTGCCCTGACCACCGGCCTGCCGTTTACTATCGTACTGCTGGTAGGCTGCTATGGAATCGTCAAGGGCTTGATGTCCGAGCCACGAAGCCACTAA
- the fdhF gene encoding formate dehydrogenase subunit alpha — MTHNQSQNQTQTAADAFTLILDGTEVTAYCGESLWQVAKRAGETIPHLCFKDAAGYRADGNCRACMVEIEGERALAASCLREARPGMVVHSAGSERARIAREGVLELLAVDQPDRDAGPDRSSHFWDMADALAVDATAVRAWLPRREEREAPTVHHVEARYVESRAVGQDGARNHDASHSAMNVNLDACIECNLCVRACREVQVNDVIGLANRGAAAKIVFDFDDPMGDSTCVACGECVQACPTGALMPATLIDEAGRGDSAAADSQVDSVCPYCGVGCQLTYHIKDEEILFVEGRDGPSNHNRLCVKGRFGFDYPRHASRLTRPLIRKPGAPKGVDPSFDPADPSSHFREASWDEALEVAAEGLKGLKADHGPNSLAGFGSAKCSNEEAWLFQKLVRTGFGSNHVDHCTRLCHASSVAALMECIGSGAVTASFMQAAEADVVILTGCNPAVNHPVAATFFKQAAKRGTKIIILDPKGQALGAYAHQTLRFTPGSDVSLFNAMLNVIVSEELYDADYIREHTEGFEALKEHVRHLTPEAMAESCGVPADEIRAVAREYATAERAMIFWGMGISQHVHGTDNARCLISLALACGHTGRPGTGLHPLRGQNNVQGASDAGLIPMVLPDYQPVGDAQVRAAFEELWNTDLDDQPGLTVVEIMDAIAAGTIKGMYIQGENPAMSDPDLDHARAALGKLEHLVVQDLFVTETAQFADVILPASAWPEKDGSVTNTNRQVQLGRQAVPLPGDARPDWWIIQEIAKRFGLPWDYAHPREVFAEMKEGMASLDHISWERLEREASVTYPCPADDAPGADVVFGDAFPTASGRARFSPTLPLPPDEQIDRDYPTVLTTGRQLEHWHTGSMTRRSLVLDALEPEAAASVAPGELRRLGLEAGEWMQIATRRGSITLKVRVDPLMAEGMVFMPFCYAEAAANMLTNPALDPFGKIPEFKYAACRLTAAEAPTGASVEEPLATP, encoded by the coding sequence ATGACTCATAACCAGAGCCAGAACCAGACGCAGACCGCAGCCGACGCCTTTACTCTGATCCTCGATGGCACCGAGGTGACCGCCTATTGCGGCGAAAGCCTGTGGCAGGTGGCCAAGCGGGCCGGCGAGACGATTCCCCACCTGTGCTTCAAGGATGCCGCCGGCTATCGCGCCGATGGCAACTGCCGCGCCTGCATGGTCGAGATCGAGGGCGAGCGGGCGCTGGCCGCCAGTTGCCTGCGCGAGGCCCGGCCCGGCATGGTGGTGCATAGTGCCGGCTCCGAGCGGGCTCGCATCGCCCGTGAAGGCGTATTGGAGCTGCTCGCCGTCGACCAGCCGGACCGCGACGCCGGTCCCGACCGCTCGAGCCATTTCTGGGACATGGCTGATGCCCTGGCCGTCGATGCCACTGCCGTGCGCGCTTGGCTACCCCGGCGCGAGGAGCGCGAGGCGCCCACCGTGCATCATGTCGAAGCCCGTTATGTAGAGTCGCGTGCGGTAGGGCAGGACGGCGCTCGCAATCACGATGCGTCGCACAGTGCCATGAACGTCAACCTCGATGCCTGCATCGAGTGCAACCTCTGCGTGCGTGCCTGTCGCGAGGTCCAGGTCAATGACGTCATCGGCTTGGCGAACCGAGGAGCGGCCGCGAAGATCGTCTTCGACTTCGACGACCCCATGGGCGATAGCACCTGCGTGGCCTGCGGCGAATGCGTCCAGGCCTGTCCGACCGGTGCGCTGATGCCGGCCACCTTGATCGACGAGGCGGGCCGTGGCGATTCGGCGGCCGCCGATAGCCAAGTCGATTCGGTGTGCCCCTACTGTGGCGTTGGCTGTCAGTTGACCTATCACATCAAGGACGAAGAAATCCTCTTCGTCGAAGGCCGCGATGGGCCGTCCAACCATAACCGGCTGTGCGTCAAGGGCCGCTTCGGGTTCGACTATCCGCGTCACGCCTCGCGGCTGACGCGCCCGCTGATCCGCAAGCCCGGCGCGCCCAAGGGCGTCGATCCCAGCTTCGATCCGGCTGACCCGAGCAGCCATTTCCGCGAGGCCAGCTGGGATGAGGCGCTCGAGGTTGCCGCTGAAGGCCTCAAGGGCCTCAAGGCCGACCACGGCCCCAACTCTCTGGCCGGCTTCGGCAGCGCCAAGTGTTCCAATGAAGAGGCCTGGCTGTTCCAGAAGCTGGTACGCACCGGCTTTGGTTCCAACCACGTCGATCACTGCACCCGTCTGTGTCATGCAAGCTCTGTCGCGGCGCTGATGGAATGCATCGGCTCAGGCGCCGTGACGGCGTCGTTCATGCAGGCCGCCGAGGCCGATGTGGTGATCCTCACCGGCTGCAACCCGGCCGTGAACCATCCGGTGGCCGCGACCTTCTTCAAGCAGGCGGCCAAGCGCGGCACCAAGATCATCATTCTCGATCCCAAGGGCCAGGCGTTGGGCGCCTATGCGCATCAAACCCTGCGTTTCACGCCGGGCAGCGACGTCTCGCTGTTCAATGCCATGCTCAACGTGATTGTCAGCGAAGAGCTCTATGACGCGGACTACATTCGCGAGCATACCGAGGGCTTCGAAGCGCTCAAGGAACACGTTCGCCACCTGACGCCGGAGGCCATGGCCGAGAGCTGCGGCGTGCCCGCCGACGAGATTCGCGCCGTGGCGCGGGAGTACGCCACCGCCGAGCGAGCGATGATCTTCTGGGGCATGGGGATCTCCCAGCATGTGCATGGCACCGACAACGCGCGCTGTCTGATCTCGCTGGCCCTGGCCTGTGGCCATACCGGCCGGCCGGGCACCGGTCTGCATCCGCTACGTGGCCAGAACAACGTCCAGGGCGCCTCGGACGCCGGCCTGATTCCGATGGTGCTGCCCGACTATCAGCCAGTGGGCGACGCCCAGGTGCGGGCCGCCTTCGAGGAACTGTGGAACACCGACCTAGACGATCAGCCGGGTCTCACCGTCGTCGAGATCATGGACGCCATCGCCGCGGGCACCATCAAGGGCATGTACATCCAGGGTGAGAACCCGGCGATGTCCGACCCGGACCTCGACCATGCGCGCGCGGCGCTGGGCAAGCTCGAGCATCTCGTTGTACAGGATCTGTTCGTCACCGAGACCGCTCAGTTCGCCGACGTCATCCTGCCGGCTTCCGCCTGGCCGGAGAAGGACGGCAGCGTGACCAACACCAACCGCCAGGTGCAGCTGGGCCGTCAGGCCGTTCCGCTGCCCGGCGATGCCCGGCCCGACTGGTGGATCATTCAGGAGATCGCCAAGCGCTTCGGGCTGCCCTGGGACTACGCGCATCCCCGCGAGGTCTTCGCCGAGATGAAAGAAGGCATGGCATCACTCGACCACATCTCCTGGGAACGGCTGGAGCGGGAGGCTTCGGTCACTTATCCCTGCCCGGCGGACGATGCCCCGGGGGCGGACGTGGTATTCGGCGATGCCTTCCCGACGGCCTCGGGCCGGGCTCGTTTCTCGCCGACGCTGCCGCTGCCGCCGGATGAGCAGATCGACCGTGACTACCCGACGGTGCTGACCACCGGCCGCCAGCTGGAACACTGGCATACCGGTTCGATGACCCGGCGCTCCCTCGTGCTCGATGCCCTCGAGCCTGAAGCGGCAGCTAGTGTCGCCCCCGGCGAGCTGCGCCGCCTTGGTCTCGAAGCCGGCGAGTGGATGCAGATCGCCACTCGGCGAGGCAGCATCACCTTGAAGGTGCGGGTCGATCCGTTGATGGCCGAAGGCATGGTCTTCATGCCTTTCTGCTACGCCGAGGCCGCCGCCAATATGCTGACCAACCCGGCGCTGGACCCGTTCGGCAAGATTCCCGAGTTCAAGTACGCTGCCTGTCGGCTGACAGCGGCCGAGGCACCAACTGGGGCGTCGGTTGAGGAACCGCTAGCGACGCCTTGA
- a CDS encoding DUF294 nucleotidyltransferase-like domain-containing protein → MEVELLEIRQHIAGNPPFDTLSDDLLDEVAGAVEVTYFRAGTMICEDGQPTQDLYYIRSGAVEVYRRNGELFNRFGEGDIFGYFDLLRNQQVRFPVKAIEDTLVYFIPGELFRRLCDADEMFADFVEVGRPRLETTVDHQHHDNTMMTTRVRKLVSRLPVMIEADSTIQAAAAKMCEQNVSSVLVLRAEDEASARSFVLADGKQWHTLGILTDQDLRTRVLAAGLDAATAVSEVVSPHLIAIQSDESVHEAMLCMLRNNIHHLPVLHRRRPVGMLHLSDIIRYETNSSLYLVNNIFNQTSHKGLARLGADVRRTFVGLVADGASSQMVGSALSTIGRSFTRRLIELAEEELGPPPVPYCFMVMGSMARNEQAIVTDQDNALVIDDSFDPEQHDEYFLTLAQRISDGLDACGYTYCKGDIMATNQRWRQPLRVWKKYFNDWIDDPNPERLLHSSIFFDLDHVYGEEDFVEQLQDLVADKASKSPRFLAAMARNALNRTPPLGFFRTFVMEKDGKQNNSINLKRRGTAPMVDLIRVHALACGSRAQNSFDRLDAIAQTQLLVGRSSERIRYAMEFISIVRIRHQVIDIEEEREPDNNIEPENVSDTERHNLKDAFQVLSNAQKFLKFRYPLP, encoded by the coding sequence ATGGAAGTGGAACTGTTGGAAATTCGCCAGCACATCGCGGGCAATCCGCCCTTCGATACGCTCAGCGACGATCTGCTCGACGAGGTGGCCGGTGCCGTAGAGGTCACGTATTTCCGCGCCGGCACCATGATCTGTGAGGACGGCCAGCCGACGCAGGATCTTTACTATATCCGCAGCGGCGCCGTGGAGGTCTATCGGCGCAACGGGGAGTTGTTCAATCGCTTCGGCGAGGGCGATATCTTTGGCTACTTCGACCTGCTCAGGAATCAGCAGGTTCGCTTCCCGGTCAAGGCGATCGAAGACACTCTGGTCTATTTTATCCCCGGTGAGCTGTTCCGTCGTCTCTGCGATGCCGATGAGATGTTTGCCGACTTCGTCGAGGTAGGCCGCCCGCGCCTCGAGACGACGGTGGACCATCAGCACCACGACAACACCATGATGACGACCCGGGTGCGAAAGTTGGTCTCGCGCCTGCCGGTGATGATCGAGGCTGATTCCACCATCCAGGCGGCGGCCGCGAAGATGTGCGAGCAGAACGTGTCTTCGGTGCTGGTGCTGAGAGCCGAGGACGAGGCCTCAGCGCGGTCCTTCGTGCTGGCTGATGGCAAACAGTGGCACACGCTGGGCATTCTCACCGACCAGGATCTGCGTACCCGAGTGTTGGCCGCCGGGCTTGATGCCGCCACTGCGGTATCCGAGGTGGTGAGCCCTCATCTGATCGCTATCCAGTCCGACGAGTCGGTGCATGAAGCGATGCTATGCATGCTGCGCAACAACATCCACCACCTGCCGGTGCTGCATCGTCGCCGTCCGGTCGGGATGCTGCATCTCTCGGATATCATCCGCTACGAGACCAACAGCAGCCTGTATCTGGTCAACAATATCTTCAATCAGACCAGCCACAAGGGCCTGGCGCGGCTGGGGGCCGACGTGCGGCGCACCTTCGTCGGCCTGGTCGCCGACGGCGCGAGCTCGCAGATGGTGGGCAGCGCCCTGTCGACCATCGGCCGTAGCTTCACCCGGCGACTGATTGAGCTGGCCGAGGAGGAACTGGGTCCACCGCCGGTCCCGTACTGCTTCATGGTGATGGGGTCGATGGCGCGCAACGAGCAGGCCATCGTGACCGATCAGGATAACGCCCTGGTCATTGATGACAGCTTTGACCCCGAGCAGCATGATGAGTACTTCCTGACCCTGGCGCAGAGAATCAGCGACGGGCTGGATGCTTGCGGTTATACCTACTGCAAGGGCGATATCATGGCCACCAACCAGCGCTGGCGGCAGCCGCTGCGGGTCTGGAAGAAGTACTTCAACGACTGGATCGATGATCCCAACCCCGAGCGTCTGCTGCATAGTTCGATCTTCTTCGATCTGGATCATGTCTATGGCGAGGAGGACTTCGTCGAGCAGCTTCAGGACTTGGTCGCCGATAAGGCCTCGAAGAGCCCGCGCTTTCTGGCAGCCATGGCGCGCAATGCCCTCAATCGCACGCCACCGCTCGGGTTTTTCCGTACCTTCGTGATGGAAAAGGACGGCAAGCAGAATAACTCGATCAACCTGAAGCGCCGTGGGACGGCGCCGATGGTCGATCTGATTCGCGTCCATGCGCTGGCCTGTGGGTCTCGGGCCCAGAACTCCTTCGACCGGCTCGATGCCATTGCCCAGACCCAACTGCTGGTAGGACGTTCCAGCGAACGCATCCGTTACGCCATGGAGTTCATCTCCATCGTGCGTATTCGCCACCAGGTCATCGATATCGAGGAAGAGCGAGAACCTGACAATAATATCGAGCCTGAAAACGTCTCTGATACCGAGCGGCACAACCTCAAGGATGCTTTCCAGGTGTTGAGCAATGCCCAGAAGTTCTTGAAGTTCCGCTACCCCTTGCCCTAG
- a CDS encoding NAD(P)H-dependent oxidoreductase subunit E has protein sequence MTVQTLTPTRRFRGQPRGRELETDLLIALRERLGDERKHPELARRDLLIEHLHVLQDAHGHLALPMLRALAAYMNLPMAAVYETATFYAHFDVIHDDQAPPPAVTVRVCDSLSCQLAGADALKQALTAGADPEEVRVLRAPCMGRCEMAPVVEVGHRHVNHATQEAVEAVIDTGHFHPETLDWQRLEDYRCEGGYELLTQCRAGAVTVEALTEELERANLRGLGGAGFPTFKKWYFVRQEAGPRYCAINADEGEPGTFKDRHYLENAPHRFLEGALISAWAVEASALYIYLRDEYPGLHRVLHEAIAELEAAGLVEPGYVVMRRGAGAYICGEESAMIESLEGKPGKPRHRPPFVAQRGLFDRPTLVNNVETVYWIPLIHQRGADWFAGHGRHGRKGLRSFSVSGRVKRPGVHLAPAGITLAELIEEYCNGMQEGHTLAGYLPGGASGGILPASKADIPLDFDTLQAEGCFIGSAAVVVLSDQDDLRAVATNLLAFFADESCGQCTPCRVGTEKMLTLLEREAWDAEALQRLATVMMDASICGLGQAAPNPVLGLLKDFREPLAAQQIIIKG, from the coding sequence ATGACCGTTCAGACCCTGACGCCCACTCGCCGTTTTCGCGGTCAGCCCCGCGGCCGCGAGCTTGAGACCGACCTCCTGATAGCGCTCCGCGAGCGCCTCGGCGATGAGCGCAAGCACCCCGAGCTTGCCCGTCGCGACCTCCTCATCGAGCACCTGCATGTGCTCCAGGACGCCCACGGCCACCTGGCGCTACCTATGCTGCGCGCTCTGGCGGCCTACATGAACCTGCCGATGGCGGCCGTTTATGAAACCGCCACCTTCTATGCCCACTTCGATGTGATCCACGACGATCAAGCGCCACCCCCGGCGGTGACGGTGCGGGTCTGCGACTCCCTGTCTTGTCAGCTGGCCGGCGCCGATGCCTTGAAGCAGGCGCTTACGGCCGGCGCGGATCCGGAAGAGGTCCGCGTGCTGCGCGCGCCCTGCATGGGCCGCTGCGAGATGGCGCCGGTGGTCGAAGTGGGTCATCGTCACGTCAATCATGCGACCCAGGAGGCGGTCGAAGCGGTGATCGACACCGGCCATTTCCACCCCGAAACGCTCGACTGGCAGCGGCTCGAAGATTACCGGTGCGAAGGCGGCTATGAACTGCTTACCCAGTGCCGTGCCGGTGCGGTGACCGTCGAGGCGCTGACGGAAGAGCTCGAGCGCGCCAACCTGCGCGGGCTCGGCGGTGCGGGCTTCCCGACCTTCAAGAAATGGTACTTCGTGCGCCAGGAAGCGGGACCGCGCTACTGTGCGATCAACGCCGACGAGGGTGAGCCCGGTACCTTCAAGGATCGCCACTACCTGGAGAATGCTCCGCACCGTTTCCTCGAAGGGGCGCTGATCAGTGCCTGGGCGGTCGAGGCCAGCGCGCTCTACATCTATCTGCGCGACGAATACCCGGGCCTGCATCGGGTACTGCACGAGGCGATTGCTGAACTCGAGGCCGCCGGACTCGTCGAGCCCGGCTATGTGGTGATGCGGCGCGGCGCCGGGGCCTATATCTGTGGTGAGGAGTCGGCGATGATCGAGTCGCTGGAGGGCAAGCCGGGCAAGCCCCGCCATCGCCCGCCCTTCGTCGCGCAGCGAGGCCTGTTCGATCGTCCGACCCTGGTCAACAACGTCGAGACCGTTTACTGGATTCCGCTTATCCACCAGCGCGGTGCCGACTGGTTCGCCGGTCATGGGCGCCATGGACGCAAGGGACTGCGCAGCTTCTCGGTGTCCGGGCGGGTCAAGCGCCCGGGCGTCCATCTGGCCCCGGCGGGCATTACCCTTGCCGAGCTGATCGAGGAGTATTGCAACGGCATGCAGGAGGGCCACACCCTGGCCGGTTACCTGCCCGGTGGCGCCTCCGGCGGTATCCTGCCGGCAAGCAAGGCGGACATTCCCCTGGACTTCGACACCCTGCAGGCCGAAGGCTGCTTTATTGGCTCTGCGGCGGTGGTGGTGCTCTCGGATCAGGATGACCTGCGGGCGGTGGCCACCAACCTACTGGCCTTCTTCGCCGACGAGTCCTGCGGCCAGTGCACCCCTTGCCGGGTCGGCACCGAAAAGATGCTGACGCTGCTCGAGCGCGAGGCCTGGGATGCCGAGGCACTGCAGCGCCTGGCGACGGTGATGATGGACGCCTCGATTTGCGGGCTCGGCCAGGCCGCGCCCAATCCCGTCCTTGGTTTGCTCAAGGACTTCCGTGAGCCGCTCGCGGCCCAGCAGATCATCATCAAGGGCTGA
- a CDS encoding universal stress protein, protein MFKKIMVPVDLAHTELLKPSLDLAADIAKLYQADTCYISVTANTPSSLAKTPEEYAQKLEAFAKEQGQLHGQKVSSKVITSPDPVADMDDAILQAIDDTDADLVIMTTHLPRRLDIVMPSNGSKVASHTDVSVFLVRHSD, encoded by the coding sequence ATGTTCAAGAAAATTATGGTCCCCGTGGACCTGGCACATACAGAACTCTTGAAGCCCTCTCTCGATCTTGCGGCAGATATCGCCAAGCTGTATCAGGCCGATACCTGCTACATCAGCGTAACGGCCAACACGCCAAGTTCGCTGGCCAAGACGCCTGAAGAGTATGCGCAAAAGCTCGAGGCATTCGCCAAGGAGCAGGGCCAATTGCATGGCCAAAAGGTCAGCTCCAAGGTCATTACCTCTCCCGACCCGGTTGCCGACATGGATGACGCCATCCTGCAGGCTATCGATGACACGGACGCAGATCTGGTCATCATGACCACGCATCTGCCTAGGCGGCTGGACATCGTCATGCCGTCCAACGGCAGCAAGGTCGCCTCTCATACCGACGTATCCGTGTTCCTGGTCCGGCATAGCGACTGA
- a CDS encoding 3'-5' exonuclease: protein MSKLPFRHAKVDQHAWPEYLASRASQVSDPALRRFFAAYDLDPNMPIGQVPLVALDMETTGLESRRHSIVSIGLVPFTQQRIFLPKRRYWVVKPRRPLSKRSITFHRITHSEIAEAPDLDEILDELLDALAGHLVVVHYRHIERPFLDESVKSRRGEGVRFPVIDTMSLEARLHRQSWWARFKRWMGRPPASIRLHDSRLRYGLPAYQGHHALVDALATAELFQAQLATHFDPETPLHQLWH from the coding sequence ATGTCCAAGTTGCCGTTTCGTCACGCCAAGGTCGACCAGCATGCCTGGCCCGAGTATCTCGCCAGCCGGGCCAGCCAGGTCAGTGATCCTGCCCTCCGGCGCTTCTTCGCCGCCTATGATCTCGATCCGAACATGCCGATCGGGCAGGTGCCGCTGGTAGCGCTGGACATGGAGACCACCGGTCTCGAGTCAAGGCGTCATTCCATTGTCAGCATCGGCCTGGTTCCCTTCACTCAGCAGCGTATCTTCTTGCCCAAGCGCCGTTACTGGGTGGTCAAGCCACGGCGCCCGCTGAGCAAGCGCTCGATCACCTTTCACCGCATCACCCACTCGGAAATCGCCGAGGCGCCGGACCTGGATGAGATTCTGGATGAGTTGCTCGACGCCCTGGCTGGACACCTGGTGGTGGTGCACTACCGGCATATCGAACGGCCCTTCCTGGATGAGAGCGTGAAGTCGCGTCGCGGAGAGGGCGTGCGCTTCCCGGTGATCGATACCATGTCGCTGGAGGCCAGGCTGCATCGCCAGTCGTGGTGGGCGCGCTTCAAGCGTTGGATGGGCCGGCCGCCGGCCTCGATACGCCTGCATGACAGCCGGCTGCGCTATGGCTTGCCGGCCTATCAGGGGCACCATGCACTGGTCGATGCCCTGGCGACCGCCGAGCTTTTTCAGGCTCAGTTGGCGACGCACTTCGATCCCGAAACGCCGCTTCATCAACTCTGGCACTGA